Part of the Nitrosopumilus piranensis genome is shown below.
TGATTACAACCACAGACATAGTTAAAATTTCAAGTGTTGGATCTGATTCTCAAATGCGAAAAATATGTGATCAGATTCTAATGAGAATGAAAGATGATTAGTCAAAAAGGGATATTCACTTAAATTATTGAAACTAAAAGATGATTTACTATGATGGCAGCAGATTCAGGTGCAACTGTACTTGAAACAAATGATGACAATCCAAAGATGCCAGACAAAAAGAAAACAAAATTTGATGTTATCATAATTGGTGCAGGACCATCAGGATATACTGCTGGAATTTATTGTTCCAGAGCAGGTTATGACACATTAATTTTATCAGGAATATTACCAGGTGGACAATTGGTCAATACAACAGAGGTTGAAAATTATCCAGGGTTTGAAAACGGCATAATGGGGCCAGATTTGATGATTGAAATGAGAAAACAGTCTCAAAGAATGGGAACTACAATAATTGATGATGAAGCAGTTGATGTTGATTTTAGGCGAAAACCACTAAAAGTTTTGACAGCATCTGAAGAATACGAAGGGCGTGCAGTCATTATCGCCACAGGTGCAAATCCAAGAAAATTAGGATTGGAAGGTGAAGAAACATTTGGTGGAAAAGGTGTATCATATTGTGCCACATGTGATGGGCCATTCTTTAGAAATCAAGAACTAGTTGTAGTGGGCGGAGGTGATTCTGCAATTGAAGAGGCAACATTTCTTACAAAATTTGCAACTACCGTACATCTAGTACACAGACGAGATGAATTACGTGCAAGTAAAGTGATGCAAGAAAGAGCCTTCAATAATGAAAAAATAAAATTTCATTGGGATTCAGCTGTCATTGACATTAAAGGTAATGAAAAAATGCAACAAGCAGTTCTAAAAAATCTCAAAACAAATGAAGAAGCAACATTAGATGTAGGAGGCCTATTTGTTGCAATTGGCCACGTCCCAAATACAAAATTGTTCAAAAATCAAATTGATTTGGATGACGAAGGCTACGTGGTTTTAAAAGACAAAACACACACAAATGTTGAAGGCGTATTTGCAGCAGGGGATGTTCATGATAGAAGTTATAGACAAGCAATTACTGCTGCAGGATTTGGATGTATGGCAGCAATTGATGTTGACAAATATCTAACAGAAAGTGCAGACAAACAAGAATGAAAAATGCACAATGCAAAAAATGCTTAAACAAGTTTCTTGAAAAAGACATCTATACAATTCAGCAGTTTCAATATCGAGAAGAACCACCATACAAATGGTCAATAGATTATTTCAAAAAAATAGGAATAGGAGAATGGGATTCATTTTGTGAAAAATGTATACTAGAGTATTCCAAAGAATCCCTTGACTCGTGGAATAAATCAAAAATCTAAACTCTTTATTGGAATAGAATTTACTGATATTCATGAGTGCTGAGGCAGAAAATAACAAAAAAATGATCAAAGAGCAGAGTGATAAATTGGCAAAATTAGGCAGAGAATTAAGTAAAATTCAATTCAGTTACAAAGTAGAAGAAAAAAATTCTAAAGAATATTGGCAAAAAAGAATTAAAAATTTTGAAGAGTACAACACAAAAAGTTTAGAGTATTACAATCAGATATTTTCATTAGTAAAAATCACTAACAAAGAAGAAGCAAATAGATTTCTTTTACAAATAAGCAAATTTCGTCAGTTATCATTATCGTTAATAGGTACTATGAAGAAAATTCAAGAAAATCCATCAATAATTAATTCTAAAGATAAACAACAGAGCCAATGGAGCAGAGAAATTAAAAATGCTATTACAGAACAGAGTAATAATTGTCTAAACCATGAAAGGGATATGAATTCATTTTTTAGAGATTTTTATGAGAGAAATTTGAAAAGCATTCTAGGGTAATTTAGTATGCTAATTCAGACATGTGTTTTGCATCTTTAAGACAATTTTCAAAATCATCTTCAGACATTACATTCTGATTTGCATAAACACTCTTGAATTTTCTTCCATCATCAGCAAAGATTCCAACAACACATGCATCTCCTTGGATAGGGTATTTTTTCATACATGCATAAACTGCTGCAGAAGATGGACTAATCAATAATTGATCTTTTTCAAAGACTTCCTTTACTACAGAGAATGCCTCACTGTTATCAACAGAAATCCAATCATCAACTACATTTTCTCTCTTCAAAAACAAATCAGGTTTTGCAGATTCCTCAAAGTTTCTCCATCCTTGAATTAAGTGATTTTGTTGTGGCTGGCATCCGATAATTTTTACATTTGGATTTTTTTCTTTAAGGAATGCACCGATTCCAGTTATTGTGCCACCAGTACCTACACCAGTAAAGAAATGAGTTACTTTGCCTTCAGTTTGTTTCCAGATTTCAGGTCCAGTCCCAACATAGTGTCCTTTGAAATTTGCTTCGTTTGCATACTGATTAGGTGAATAGTACGTATCTGGCCTCGAGGATGCAATTGAAGTTGCAAGGGCAATACTTTGATCAGTACCTGCACCAACTTTAGGACATAAATCATCACTTGTCTCAAATACCTTAGCACCTAAATTTCGAATAATATCTTTAGTTTCATTGCTTGCTTTTTCAGGGATTACAATCTCAACTTTGTACCCCCACAAATTTGCAATTCCAGTTAGTGCAATTCCAGTATTTCCAGATGTAGGTTCTATGATAATGCTCTTACCTTTTGTTAAAATTCCTCTCTCCTCACCATCTTTTATCATCCAATATGCAGCTCTGTCCTTTACTGAACCAAATGGATTGTGCCCTTCTAATTTTGCAAAATAATCAGTGTTATCATGTGAAAGAGAGTCTAGTTTTACAAGAGGAGTATTGCCTACACGACTCAAAACATCTGTATCAGTGACGGTGGTCATAATTTTGGTTATTTCACCTTTTTAATTTGAAAAGTAATAACATCGCCATCTTTAGACATGTCTAGGAGTTCATGACCATTTCTTGTAACCCATCTAGAAATATCATCTTCAGCAGCAGGATCATCTGCAGAAACAGTTAACGTTTCACCTACTTGCATTCTTTCAATTTCAATTTTGGTTCTAAAAACAGGTTCTGGACAAAACAATCCAGTTGCATCTAATTTTTTTTCTGAGGATTCAGACATAGTATCTAATTGAAAAAGAGCGTTTTGTCATATTAAAAGCTATTTGAGTTAATTAGATTCATTTTTGATCATAACGCCATTTTAAACATAGTTGGAAGATACCTATCTTTCATGAAACTTGGATCATGATTTTGAAAATTAATTTTTTGGGAAATTCTCTTCATAAAATAAATTCCAAGTTTATAGAACAAAGTCCATGCATGACTGTTTGGATTTGAATCATAGAGTTTCAATAACAATGAAAAAAGCCATTTTGTACTTGGGTAATGCTCAGAAATATAATCAAAAATGTATTCTTTTGAATTGTTGATTTTGTATCGTAAGTGATCAAGAGTTTCATTTTGCAAAGCATATCCAGTTTGGGAAATCGAAATCTTACCTTTTTTCATTGCACGTAAAATATCATCAAGATTATTTTCTGAATCAATTACATTAACACATCTACCAAGAGTGGATAAAACATGAGAGTCACTTCCTGCAACTTGAGTCATATTGTTATCTAGAGCAAATTCAGTTGCACGTGCATTAGACAAAATATCAATATTGTTACTGTTAAAGACCTCAACCATATCACATTTTTTTGCATCATTGCGTAATGCATCAAGCAAACTAAATGGATGAGGAGCAGATGAAACACCATCTTGTTTTCTTACTTCATCAATAATCTCTTCTAAAGAAAGACCAGGAGAAATTGCATCATGAATGCCATAAGCTAAAACATGCGCTCCTGTATCAGTAGTAATTTCTTCAGCTGGAAAAACATCAATGTTTTTGAATTTAGCGTGATCATTTTTGTATTCCAATAATTGATTATATCCATCCAGCGTGTTGTGGTTTGTTACAAAAATTGCATCTAATCCTAGATTATATGATCGCTCTAGCTGATCTCGTATAGAAATATCACAGTCATATGGAGGTTCATCATCACCAACATGAAAGTTTGAAAAGGAATTGTGGCAATGTAATTCTGCACTTATTGGCATTTTCAAATAAAATTTTTCTTCTTTAGGTAATAATCTTACTGAAATTAGAGAAATTCATCTAAAAAGATCTTCATGCTCAGGACGAATTAATTCATGTGTTCCAGTATCTCCTTTTGTGAAGGAGTAATTACGAATAATTGCTACAGGGGTTTTCAATGTTTTTCCCATTACTAATTCAGATGCAGCTGAAAGTTCATCAGCAATTGCAATCGCAGTAACTCGTAAAGTTTTTCCAAATGTATCTTTTGTTCCCTCATAATCAATAATTGGAACTAATCCAGAAATACCTATAGCACAATTAGTTTGTCCCATTCTAAATGGTCGTCCAAAGGTATCAGAAATTATTACTGCAACATCTTTTTTTGTGTGCTCATAAATTTTTTCACGAATAGTTTTTGCTGATTTATCAGAATCTAATGGCAATAATGTTGCAAACCCCTCTTTCACATTACTCTCATCAATTCCAGCATTTGCACATATTACTCCACCATTTGTTTCAACAATTAGAATTCCATTTTTCATTCGAATGATTCGTTTTGATTCAGATAAAATTAATTCAGTTATTCGAGGATCTTTTTGATACTGAGAGCTTATTCCTTCAGAAAGTAGTGAAGGAGTTACTGTAGATAGATCAATTAAGCGCCCTTCCTGTTTTGAAATAATTTTTTGAGCAATTACAATGATATCACCATCTTGAATTTTAGATGAAGATGTAATTAATTGAGAAATATCATCGGATTTCTCAATTTCTTTTTCAATAGTTACAGGGATAATTTCCAATTAAAGTATCTCAAGTGTATGGACTAAAAAATTGTTTATGCAGGTGTTGGAACTTCTAATTCTAATTTGTAGTGTTTATTGATAATGTCAAGTATTTTGGAAAGATCTTTTTCTTCCAAAGTCGTTGTTGCTAAATCCTTAACTAAATCCTGTGCACGATATGCGATGCCCAGTCCACAAATATCAAATAATTTGACATCATTGGCACCATCTACAACACAAACAATATCTTCTTTCTTTTCACCCCATTCTTCAATTTTTATTTTTGCAGATTTTGACTTGTCTGAATCAACATTGATTTTTACTCCATCAAGTTTACCATCTTTGAAAATCAATTCATTACAAAAAACATAATCAAGGTCTAATTCTTTTTGTAATCTCTCCATCATCAGGGTGAATCCTCCTGAAACAGCCATCAATTTCCAACCAGCTGCTTTTAATGCTCTACATGCTTCTTTTGCACCAGTCATGATTGGTAATGTATCTGAAACTTCTTGACATGTTTTTTCATCGAGTCCTTTTAGGGCAGCAACTCTAGTTTTTAGTCCATCTTCCCAGTTAATTTTTCCTTGAATGCCTTGTTTTGTAATTGCCCAAATCTCATCTTGTTTGTTGACCTTTTCTGCAAGAATTGGAAGGTATTCTTCATCATACAAAACACCTTCAACATCAAAAATTACTAACAATTGATTTCTGTTTTGCAAAAATTTGCTAATTATATTAAAGTTTAAACTTTTTTGAGATCGAAAAAACGTTAGTAATAAATCACCGGAGTTAGTCGTATAGTCATGGGCGAACTAGAACACAAATTTGAAGTAGAAATTCAAGAACGAGAAGGACGACAAAAACTACCAGATGACGTAAAAGCTGAGCTAAAAGCATCAGGAATGATGGATGATAAAGGAAAATTGAAGTTAAAGGGAGTCAGTCCAAAAATGCTCAAAAGAATGAAACAAGAATTTGTAGCTTGTCCTGTTCTAAAAGATGACATTCATTTTATCCAGTGCTTCGTATGTCCAAACTTCCAAAGTAGAGTAACAGGAAAAGTCCTCTGTAAAGGCGACCCACTCAAAAAATAGAATCATTGTTCACGAAAGGCTCATTAGTTAATTTATTCTTAAAATTTTAGTTTGAGTAAAGAAGACGTTGGCATCACGGTTTCAAAAAAAGATGATTTTAGTGAGTGGTATACTCAAGTAGTGCTCAAAGCCAAATTGGCAGATTACGCACCTGTAAAAGGATTAATTGTACTAAGGCCAGACGGATATTCCATTTGGGAGTCATTGAAAAACACGTTTGATAAAAAATTTGCAAAAAATGGAATCAGAAATGGATTTCTTCCAGTATTAATTCCAGAGTCACTTTTAGGAAAAGAACAAAAACATTTTGCAGGTTTTAATCCTGAAGTTTTTTGGGTAACACATTCTGGAACAAATGAGATAGGGGACAGATTGGCTTTAAGGCCAACATCTGAGACATTGGCATACACATTGTATTCTAAATGGATTCAAAGTTGGAGAGACCTACCATTAAAAATTAATTTCTGGAACACTGCTTTGCGTGCAGAGATAAAGGCAACAAAACCATTTTTGAGAACATCAGAATTTCTGTGGCAAGAAGGACATACAGTACACACAACACAAGAAGAAGCAGAAAAAGAAGTGATGAAAATTTTAGAAATTTACAAAAATACTGTTGAAGAGGAATTGGCAATTCCGGTTACAACCGGAAAGAAAAGTGAAAAAGAAAAGTTTGTAGGAGCAGTGTATACAACTACTATGGAATCCATAATGCCAGATGGCAAAGCACTGCAAATGGGAACATCACATTTCTTAGGACAAAATTTCTCAAAACCATTTGAAGTAAAGTTTGCAGACAAAGATAATGTAGAACATTTTGCATGGCAAACATCATGGGGAGTGTCATGGAGATTAATTGGAGCTATGATTATGGCTCATGGAGATGATCAAGGTCTTGTTTTACCACCCAAAGTTGCACCAACTCAAGTAGTAATTGTTCCAATTTACAAAAATGATGAAGGTAGAGACAAAGTAATACCAAAAGTAAAAGAGATTCAAGAAAAATTAGAATCAAAAGATATTCGAATTCAAGTAGATGACAGGCAAGGATTGTCACCAGGTTACAAATTCAATGATTGGGAAATGAAAGGAGTACCAATGCGTATTGAAATTGGACCAAAAGATATCGAAAAACAGAGTGTCGTTATTGCAAAAAGATACAATCGTGAAAAATTGAATTTAGAATTTAACAATATAGAAAAAATTATTACTATTTTAGATGAAATACAAAAAAACATGTTAGAAAATGCACAAATACAATCAAAAGAAAATACAAAAAATATTTTAGATTATGCAGAGTTCAAATCAAAAATTGAAGATGGCGGATTCTTCAATGCACCCTGGTGTGGAAAATTAGAATGCGAAGAGAAGATAAAAGAAGAAACAGGCGCAGATATACGAGTCATTCCATTTGGAAGTGAAAATACAGATTCAAAATGCATCTATTGTGGAGAGCAAAGCCAGTCAGTTCCAGTTTTTGCTAGAGGATACTAAGAATTATTTTCAATTGAACACAAATTCATTATTTTGTGTGCCATCTTGTCAATATCCACATCAGATTCTGCAGATACAAACAAAACTACATTATCTAATGGAAAAGTAAATGTTACAACTTTTTTTCTTCGTGCAGCAGCATAAGATACAGATCCAAGATTATCATCAAAATCCTGCCTCGTTCTAATACGCAATACAGCCTCAATGAACATCTTCTTACGTTCTTCCTCAGTTTTTAGAGGTTTAACGTCATCACGGAATGATCCTACAATCAAATTTCCCATCATATCTAAAAATCCTGCAAAACGAATTTCAGGTTCTTTTAGCAAAAGTTCACATTTTGAAGTAAAATCATCAGACATGCCTTCTCAAGATAAGCTAAAGATAAAAAGAATTTTCAAATTCCCAATAATGAATCTATGGTCAGATATAATAGTGGAAAAAACTGATAAAAAATTATGACTAGCAATGCAGAGCTAGAAGTAAAAAAACCACTATTAGAACAATTCAGAGAGACTAGAAGTAGAACTTTAGAGTTAGTGAAAACGCTTGAAAAAGATGATTTTGTTGTACAGACTGCAGTTTTCATGAGCCCACCAAAATGGCACATAGGGCATGTCAGTTGGATCTATGAAGCAATTATGAGTAAATTGGACAAAAATTATGAGTTCTATTCAAAAGAATTTTCAGAATATTTGAATTCTTATTATCAACAATTTGGAGTTCCACAAGACAAAGGACTGCGTGGAGTAATTTCCAGACCAACAGTTGATCAAATTTTTGAATATTTTAACACAATAAATCAAAGGGTTGAGAAATTCATAGAAACCCAATCTTTGAGTGATGATGCAGTGAGATTAATTACAATGGGTTTTCATCATGAATGCCAACATCAAGAGCTTTTAGTTTATGATTTACAGCATCTTTTAGCTGAGCAATACAGACCAGTACGAAAAAACAAAATAAAATCACAAAATAGAGTTGAAAAAAAATCTGTGCAAATTAAAGGTGGCTTATACACAATGGGATTTAATGGAAAAGAATTCTGTTATGACATCGAGCTCCCAGAACACAAAGTTTACCTTAATGATTACAAGATAGATGTTTTTCCAGTTACAAATGAGGAATATTTAGAATTCATCGAAGATGGAGGATACGAGACATACAAGTATTGGTTATCAGATGGATGGGAAAAGGTAAAGGAGAACAATTGGAAAGCTCCAATGTATTGGGGAAAAATTGATGGTAAATGGCATACTAGAGACTTTTTAGGAATTAGAGAAATCAATCCAAACGAACCAGTTTGCCATGTTAGTTTCTATGAAGCAGATGCATATTGTAAATGGGCAGGAAAAAGATTGCCAACCGAAGCAGAATGGGAAAAAGCTGCTTGTTGGAATGAAGATAAACAAGAAAAAACAGTCTTCCCATGGGGAAACGATCAACCATCAGAAGACAAATGCAATATTCTTGAATCATATCATTGGGGATGTGCTGAGATGGGAGCATATCCAAACGGAGTTAGTTCTTCAGGTTGCCAACACATGATTGGAGATGTATGGGAATGGACATCCTCAGAATTTGCAGGCTATCCAGGATTCAAAACAGGTTTTGATGAATATAATGACAAGTGGTTTACAAATCAAAAAGTCTTGAGAGGAGGCTCTTTTGGTACTCCAAGAATGTCAATTCGTGGAAGTTACAGGAACTTTTTCAGACTAGACGAGAGATGGTTGTTTTCAGGATTTAGATGTGCTGAAGACATCTAGTTTTTAGAGACCAAAGTCAGTGAGAAGTGTTTTTTATCATCTAACCAAGTATGTTTTAATTCAAATCCAACATCGTCAAGGAGGTCATGAATTTGAGATAGACGATATTTATGAGAATATTCAGTATGAATCAATTCATCTTTTTGTAATTTTAACTCAAGATCAGATTTTGAAACAACGATAGACTGGTCAGCCAAAGATTTCAAATACATCTCAATACGCTGATCTTTTTCGTTGTAAATTGCATAATGTGAAAAATTTTTTAGATCAAAATCTGCATCAAGCTCATCATTGATTCTAGATAAAACATTAAGATTGAATTTAGCAGTTATTCCTTCTGAGTCATTATATGCAGATTCAAGAATAGTTTTGTCTTTAACAAGATCAAGTCCAATTAAAAACAAGTCACCAGGTTTCATTGTGGAGTAAACCTTCTCTAAAAATTTGTAACCATCAATTGGTGAAAAATTACCAAAACTAGAACCTAAAAAGATAATAAGATTTTTCTTGTCATCATATGTTTTTAGGAATTCTAAACCACCCTCATACGTATCGATTATACCAGTTATCGTTAGATTTTTGTAATCATTTAGAAGTTCCTCAGAGCTTTCTGTAAGAATTTCAGAGATATCTATTGGAAAATATTCAGTGTTTTTTTGAGAGCTAGTAAAAAAATCCAAAATCAATCGTGTCTTTACAGATGACCCACTACCCAATTCCACTAGTCTAAAATCTTCATCTAAAAATGGAGGTAACTCAGTTTGTAGTTTTTGTAAAATAGAGATTTCAGTTCTAGTCGGATAATATTCTGAAACAGAACAGATTTGTTTAAACAATTCAGAACCTTTGTTGTCGTAAAAGAATTTAGGATGAATGGATTTTGAATTGGAGCCTAGAGTTGAAGATATTTCTTCAGCAAATGTTTTTTCAATTTTTGTAGCATGAGGCTTAAAGTATTGTAATCTAGAGTCAACTACAAATTTTTTGTATTTTTTGTTTTCTTGTAGAGCATTATTCAAGTATTAAAATTCCATTTACTCGACTTAAAAGTTTTAAGCCAATTATTTACGCATAACTATATCTCTTGATATACTTCTAAATTCAATAACATTTGTTGGAAGAAATTCTTCGAATTGAACATTTGAAAAAATATTTTTCTAAAAAAGGAATGTTTGGGAGTAGTTCATCGACAGTCAGAGCAACAGATGATATTTCTTTTTCGGTGAACAGAGGAGAAGTTTTTGTTTTAGCAGGTGAATCAGGTTCTGGAAAATCAACTATTGCAAAATTAATTTTAAGATCAATAGAACCAGATTCTGGAAAAATATTTTTTGAAAATCAAGAAATTGACAACAGACCTGAAAATTTGAAAAAAATTAGGATGAGTTGCCAAATGATACATCAGGATCCCTATGATTCAATTAATCCAAGAATGAAAATTGGAGATATTGTTTCAGAACCGTTGGAGATACATAATCTTGGAAACAAAGAAGAAAGAAGGAAAAGAGTAATTGAAGTTCTTCACGAAGTAAAATTAGAGCCAGCCGAAGAGATTATCAAAAAATATCCACATATGTTATCAGGTGGACAAAGACAAAGGGTGGTTCTGGCCAGAGCATTGTCATTAAAACCAAAAGTGATTTTGGCAGATGAACCTGTTTCAATGCTAGATGTGTCAATAAGAGCTGAAATGCTTGAATTAATGCATGAATTACAAAAAAAATACAACATTTCATTCATCTACATTACACATGATTTAGCAACAGCCAGGTATTTTGGTCAAAGAATAGGAATTCTGTACTTAGGAAAAATTGTTGAGATAGGTCCAATTGACAAAGTACTATTGAGCCCAAAGCACCCATACACACAAGCACTAATTGATGCAATATCAGAAATAGACCCAGATAATCTACATAGAGAAAAGAAGATTAGAATTAATGAGCCAACAGACATAGATATTCTTCACGGCTGTAGATTCAGAAATAGGTGTCCATACATCATAGAGAAATGTAGTGTTGAGCCCGATTTAGAACAAACAGATG
Proteins encoded:
- the trxB gene encoding thioredoxin-disulfide reductase; the protein is MMAADSGATVLETNDDNPKMPDKKKTKFDVIIIGAGPSGYTAGIYCSRAGYDTLILSGILPGGQLVNTTEVENYPGFENGIMGPDLMIEMRKQSQRMGTTIIDDEAVDVDFRRKPLKVLTASEEYEGRAVIIATGANPRKLGLEGEETFGGKGVSYCATCDGPFFRNQELVVVGGGDSAIEEATFLTKFATTVHLVHRRDELRASKVMQERAFNNEKIKFHWDSAVIDIKGNEKMQQAVLKNLKTNEEATLDVGGLFVAIGHVPNTKLFKNQIDLDDEGYVVLKDKTHTNVEGVFAAGDVHDRSYRQAITAAGFGCMAAIDVDKYLTESADKQE
- a CDS encoding cysteine synthase family protein; translation: MTTVTDTDVLSRVGNTPLVKLDSLSHDNTDYFAKLEGHNPFGSVKDRAAYWMIKDGEERGILTKGKSIIIEPTSGNTGIALTGIANLWGYKVEIVIPEKASNETKDIIRNLGAKVFETSDDLCPKVGAGTDQSIALATSIASSRPDTYYSPNQYANEANFKGHYVGTGPEIWKQTEGKVTHFFTGVGTGGTITGIGAFLKEKNPNVKIIGCQPQQNHLIQGWRNFEESAKPDLFLKRENVVDDWISVDNSEAFSVVKEVFEKDQLLISPSSAAVYACMKKYPIQGDACVVGIFADDGRKFKSVYANQNVMSEDDFENCLKDAKHMSELAY
- a CDS encoding sulfurtransferase TusA family protein; this translates as MSESSEKKLDATGLFCPEPVFRTKIEIERMQVGETLTVSADDPAAEDDISRWVTRNGHELLDMSKDGDVITFQIKKVK
- a CDS encoding PHP-associated domain-containing protein; the protein is MPISAELHCHNSFSNFHVGDDEPPYDCDISIRDQLERSYNLGLDAIFVTNHNTLDGYNQLLEYKNDHAKFKNIDVFPAEEITTDTGAHVLAYGIHDAISPGLSLEEIIDEVRKQDGVSSAPHPFSLLDALRNDAKKCDMVEVFNSNNIDILSNARATEFALDNNMTQVAGSDSHVLSTLGRCVNVIDSENNLDDILRAMKKGKISISQTGYALQNETLDHLRYKINNSKEYIFDYISEHYPSTKWLFSLLLKLYDSNPNSHAWTLFYKLGIYFMKRISQKINFQNHDPSFMKDRYLPTMFKMAL
- the cofE gene encoding coenzyme F420-0:L-glutamate ligase, giving the protein MEIIPVTIEKEIEKSDDISQLITSSSKIQDGDIIVIAQKIISKQEGRLIDLSTVTPSLLSEGISSQYQKDPRITELILSESKRIIRMKNGILIVETNGGVICANAGIDESNVKEGFATLLPLDSDKSAKTIREKIYEHTKKDVAVIISDTFGRPFRMGQTNCAIGISGLVPIIDYEGTKDTFGKTLRVTAIAIADELSAASELVMGKTLKTPVAIIRNYSFTKGDTGTHELIRPEHEDLFR
- the serB gene encoding phosphoserine phosphatase SerB; translated protein: MLVIFDVEGVLYDEEYLPILAEKVNKQDEIWAITKQGIQGKINWEDGLKTRVAALKGLDEKTCQEVSDTLPIMTGAKEACRALKAAGWKLMAVSGGFTLMMERLQKELDLDYVFCNELIFKDGKLDGVKINVDSDKSKSAKIKIEEWGEKKEDIVCVVDGANDVKLFDICGLGIAYRAQDLVKDLATTTLEEKDLSKILDIINKHYKLELEVPTPA
- the proS gene encoding proline--tRNA ligase, with the translated sequence MSKEDVGITVSKKDDFSEWYTQVVLKAKLADYAPVKGLIVLRPDGYSIWESLKNTFDKKFAKNGIRNGFLPVLIPESLLGKEQKHFAGFNPEVFWVTHSGTNEIGDRLALRPTSETLAYTLYSKWIQSWRDLPLKINFWNTALRAEIKATKPFLRTSEFLWQEGHTVHTTQEEAEKEVMKILEIYKNTVEEELAIPVTTGKKSEKEKFVGAVYTTTMESIMPDGKALQMGTSHFLGQNFSKPFEVKFADKDNVEHFAWQTSWGVSWRLIGAMIMAHGDDQGLVLPPKVAPTQVVIVPIYKNDEGRDKVIPKVKEIQEKLESKDIRIQVDDRQGLSPGYKFNDWEMKGVPMRIEIGPKDIEKQSVVIAKRYNREKLNLEFNNIEKIITILDEIQKNMLENAQIQSKENTKNILDYAEFKSKIEDGGFFNAPWCGKLECEEKIKEETGADIRVIPFGSENTDSKCIYCGEQSQSVPVFARGY
- a CDS encoding DUF6659 family protein translates to MSDDFTSKCELLLKEPEIRFAGFLDMMGNLIVGSFRDDVKPLKTEEERKKMFIEAVLRIRTRQDFDDNLGSVSYAAARRKKVVTFTFPLDNVVLFVSAESDVDIDKMAHKIMNLCSIENNS
- the egtB gene encoding ergothioneine biosynthesis protein EgtB, which codes for MTSNAELEVKKPLLEQFRETRSRTLELVKTLEKDDFVVQTAVFMSPPKWHIGHVSWIYEAIMSKLDKNYEFYSKEFSEYLNSYYQQFGVPQDKGLRGVISRPTVDQIFEYFNTINQRVEKFIETQSLSDDAVRLITMGFHHECQHQELLVYDLQHLLAEQYRPVRKNKIKSQNRVEKKSVQIKGGLYTMGFNGKEFCYDIELPEHKVYLNDYKIDVFPVTNEEYLEFIEDGGYETYKYWLSDGWEKVKENNWKAPMYWGKIDGKWHTRDFLGIREINPNEPVCHVSFYEADAYCKWAGKRLPTEAEWEKAACWNEDKQEKTVFPWGNDQPSEDKCNILESYHWGCAEMGAYPNGVSSSGCQHMIGDVWEWTSSEFAGYPGFKTGFDEYNDKWFTNQKVLRGGSFGTPRMSIRGSYRNFFRLDERWLFSGFRCAEDI
- the egtD gene encoding L-histidine N(alpha)-methyltransferase, producing the protein MNNALQENKKYKKFVVDSRLQYFKPHATKIEKTFAEEISSTLGSNSKSIHPKFFYDNKGSELFKQICSVSEYYPTRTEISILQKLQTELPPFLDEDFRLVELGSGSSVKTRLILDFFTSSQKNTEYFPIDISEILTESSEELLNDYKNLTITGIIDTYEGGLEFLKTYDDKKNLIIFLGSSFGNFSPIDGYKFLEKVYSTMKPGDLFLIGLDLVKDKTILESAYNDSEGITAKFNLNVLSRINDELDADFDLKNFSHYAIYNEKDQRIEMYLKSLADQSIVVSKSDLELKLQKDELIHTEYSHKYRLSQIHDLLDDVGFELKHTWLDDKKHFSLTLVSKN
- a CDS encoding ABC transporter ATP-binding protein, whose product is MEEILRIEHLKKYFSKKGMFGSSSSTVRATDDISFSVNRGEVFVLAGESGSGKSTIAKLILRSIEPDSGKIFFENQEIDNRPENLKKIRMSCQMIHQDPYDSINPRMKIGDIVSEPLEIHNLGNKEERRKRVIEVLHEVKLEPAEEIIKKYPHMLSGGQRQRVVLARALSLKPKVILADEPVSMLDVSIRAEMLELMHELQKKYNISFIYITHDLATARYFGQRIGILYLGKIVEIGPIDKVLLSPKHPYTQALIDAISEIDPDNLHREKKIRINEPTDIDILHGCRFRNRCPYIIEKCSVEPDLEQTDEGQFSACHVKID